One segment of Ureibacillus thermophilus DNA contains the following:
- a CDS encoding acyl-CoA dehydrogenase gives MNFQLSEEHQQLREMVRDFAENEVAPTAKERDEEARFDREIWDKMAELGLTGIPWPEEYGGAGFDYLAYVIAVEELSRVCASTGVTLSAHTSLAGWPVYKFGTEEQKQKYLRPMAEGKKIGAYCLTEPGSGSDAGAMKTTAVLDGNEYVINGSKIFITNGGIADIYIVFALTNPEEKTRGVSAFIVESSFPGFQVGKKEDKMGIRSSPTAEIIFDNCRVPKENLLGEEGQGFKIAMQTLDGGRNGIAAQAVGIAQGALDAAVEYAKNREQFGKPIAANQGVSFKLADMATAVEASRLLTYQAAWLESNGLPYGKASAMAKLMAGDTAMKVTTDAVQIFGGYGYTKEYPVERFMRDAKITQIYEGTQEIQRVVISRMLLK, from the coding sequence ATGAATTTCCAATTATCTGAAGAACATCAACAACTGCGGGAAATGGTAAGAGATTTTGCGGAAAATGAAGTAGCACCAACAGCAAAAGAACGGGATGAAGAAGCTCGTTTTGATAGAGAAATCTGGGATAAAATGGCTGAACTTGGCTTGACAGGGATTCCATGGCCAGAAGAATATGGCGGTGCAGGATTCGACTATTTAGCTTATGTCATCGCCGTAGAAGAATTATCCCGCGTATGCGCATCCACAGGTGTAACTTTATCTGCTCATACATCTCTTGCAGGCTGGCCTGTTTATAAATTCGGTACGGAAGAACAAAAACAAAAATATCTTCGCCCAATGGCTGAAGGGAAAAAAATCGGGGCTTACTGCTTAACAGAGCCTGGTTCTGGCAGTGATGCGGGCGCGATGAAAACGACAGCTGTTTTGGATGGAAATGAATACGTGATCAACGGTTCAAAAATCTTCATTACAAACGGCGGTATTGCAGACATCTATATCGTGTTTGCATTGACAAATCCGGAAGAAAAAACAAGAGGGGTTAGCGCCTTCATCGTTGAATCCAGCTTTCCAGGTTTCCAAGTAGGGAAAAAAGAAGATAAAATGGGCATCCGTTCATCACCTACTGCAGAAATTATTTTTGACAACTGCCGAGTGCCGAAAGAAAACTTGCTTGGCGAAGAAGGGCAAGGCTTTAAAATTGCCATGCAAACATTAGACGGCGGACGCAACGGAATTGCTGCCCAAGCAGTTGGTATTGCCCAAGGAGCCTTAGATGCAGCAGTCGAATACGCGAAAAACCGCGAACAATTTGGAAAACCAATTGCAGCAAATCAAGGGGTATCCTTCAAACTGGCGGATATGGCTACAGCTGTGGAAGCTTCCAGATTGCTTACTTACCAAGCGGCTTGGCTGGAATCCAATGGCTTACCTTATGGAAAAGCAAGCGCAATGGCGAAATTGATGGCGGGAGATACAGCCATGAAAGTGACGACAGATGCTGTGCAAATCTTCGGCGGATACGGCTACACGAAAGAGTATCCTGTAGAACGCTTCATGCGCGATGCTAAAATCACTCAAATCTATGAAGGAACGCAAGAGATTCAAAGAGTTGTAATCTCTCGCATGTTGTTAAAGTAG
- a CDS encoding acyl-CoA dehydrogenase, which yields MNLHFTEEQLMMRDMVRDFAQKEIAPFIERMEAGEFPRPILNKMAELGLMGITVPEAYGGSGMDFTSYIIAINELSKVSAVIGVILSVHTSVGTNPILYFGTEEQKKKYVPKLAKGEYLGAFCLTEPSAGSDAASLKTRAVKKGDRYIINGSKIFITNGGEADVYIVFAKTDPSKDSHGITAFIVEKNTPGLIIGKDEKKMGLHGSRTVEITFENMEVPEENRLGEEGEGFKIAMANLDVGRIGIAAQALGIAEGALDAAVKYAIERHQFGKPIIANQGIAFKLADMATSVEAARLLVYRAADLRSRGLSCSKEASMAKLFASQTAREVAIEAVQVFGGYGYTKDYPVERYFRDAKITEIYEGTSEIQRLVISKHL from the coding sequence ATGAACTTACATTTCACCGAAGAACAACTGATGATGCGAGACATGGTGAGGGATTTTGCGCAAAAAGAAATTGCACCGTTTATTGAAAGAATGGAAGCCGGCGAGTTTCCAAGGCCTATCTTAAATAAAATGGCAGAGTTAGGACTGATGGGCATTACCGTTCCGGAAGCGTATGGAGGATCTGGAATGGATTTTACATCCTACATCATTGCCATTAACGAGCTTTCAAAAGTAAGCGCAGTCATCGGCGTCATTTTGTCAGTGCATACATCCGTCGGCACAAATCCAATTTTGTACTTTGGAACGGAAGAGCAAAAGAAAAAATACGTTCCAAAGCTGGCGAAGGGTGAATATTTAGGCGCCTTCTGCTTGACGGAACCATCGGCGGGAAGCGATGCGGCTTCTTTGAAAACAAGGGCTGTGAAAAAAGGAGACCGCTATATCATCAACGGTTCGAAAATCTTCATCACAAATGGTGGAGAAGCTGATGTTTATATCGTTTTTGCTAAAACAGACCCATCAAAAGACTCCCATGGAATTACAGCATTTATTGTGGAAAAAAATACGCCGGGCCTCATCATTGGAAAAGACGAAAAGAAAATGGGGCTGCATGGTTCGAGAACGGTGGAGATTACTTTTGAAAATATGGAAGTGCCGGAAGAAAACCGACTTGGTGAAGAGGGAGAAGGTTTTAAAATCGCAATGGCCAACTTGGATGTGGGCCGCATCGGAATTGCTGCTCAAGCCCTTGGAATTGCGGAAGGGGCTTTAGATGCTGCGGTGAAGTATGCAATTGAGCGTCATCAATTTGGAAAGCCAATTATTGCTAACCAAGGGATAGCTTTCAAACTTGCAGATATGGCGACGTCGGTGGAAGCAGCAAGACTGCTAGTTTACCGTGCTGCGGATTTGCGTTCAAGAGGGCTTTCTTGCAGCAAAGAAGCATCGATGGCGAAATTGTTCGCATCTCAAACAGCGAGGGAAGTGGCCATTGAAGCCGTGCAAGTCTTCGGGGGATATGGCTATACAAAAGACTATCCAGTAGAACGCTACTTCCGCGATGCTAAGATTACAGAAATCTATGAAGGTACAAGCGAGATCCAAAGATTGGTCATCAGCAAACATTTGTAG
- a CDS encoding TetR/AcrR family transcriptional regulator, with the protein MSKKEKIVVQTSVKDECLIELRRQQIIEASVKLLKEKGFHRATTREIAKAAGFSIGTLYEYIRTKEDVLYLVCDHIYNKVTECLEEISTKNGTIEELEEAIRQYFLLIDRMVDEFTVMYQETKSFPKEAMQYVLRKELEMVSLFEEILRNVVKSGEIQLTDEEIYLAANHLVIQGQSWAFRKWAYHKKYTIEEFIALQTRLFLKGILHFREK; encoded by the coding sequence ATGAGCAAAAAGGAAAAAATTGTCGTACAAACTTCCGTTAAAGATGAATGCCTTATTGAATTAAGACGCCAGCAAATTATCGAGGCGAGCGTGAAATTATTAAAAGAAAAAGGCTTTCATCGCGCGACGACAAGGGAAATTGCCAAAGCTGCTGGTTTTAGTATTGGAACATTATATGAATACATTCGGACAAAAGAAGATGTGCTCTATTTAGTTTGCGACCACATATATAATAAAGTCACGGAATGTTTAGAAGAAATTTCCACAAAAAATGGAACAATTGAAGAGTTGGAAGAAGCCATCCGTCAATATTTCTTGTTGATTGACCGAATGGTGGATGAATTCACCGTCATGTATCAAGAAACGAAATCATTCCCGAAAGAAGCAATGCAATATGTTTTAAGAAAAGAGTTAGAGATGGTTTCGCTGTTTGAGGAAATTTTGCGCAATGTTGTAAAATCGGGAGAAATTCAACTGACGGATGAAGAAATTTATTTAGCAGCAAACCATCTGGTGATTCAAGGCCAAAGCTGGGCATTCCGAAAATGGGCATACCATAAGAAATATACAATTGAAGAATTTATTGCATTGCAGACGAGATTATTCTTAAAAGGCATTCTGCATTTCCGGGAAAAATAG